The Mytilus galloprovincialis chromosome 4, xbMytGall1.hap1.1, whole genome shotgun sequence genome contains a region encoding:
- the LOC143071779 gene encoding uncharacterized protein LOC143071779: protein MEYNKSPVEVSVNTYPVATIEVDQVPSIFNISPCAPVYKDYSVLKEKSPQDIADALLSLKHTVVCPSYSGRMSPSVHINQCSPTPNSFQHPQHVSYMSPGNQYRQNMYSPPPGPQYGVFQYPGESFQNQANVFPSMSVNVSMSMNVGVPHGIPNNQYNVQQQWQGNQQTSPGKYVPQYQQPQYNMGPVSPQYNSLQNHSYPQPYSFTSEVRHIPSSDSKNFLYRSGDSCKASRFCAVSHWKRLKLTSSHLSAVNLQADSNKVNLCRICGKTYARPSTLKTHLRTHSGEKPYKCSTCSKSFSQAANLTAHVRTHSGEKPFRCPMCDRRFSQSSSVTTHMRTHSGERPYRCRLCKKAFSDSSTLTKHLRIHSGEKPYQCKLCLLRFSQSGNLNRHMRVHANSS from the exons ATGGAATACAACAAATCTCCTGTAGAAGTCAGTGTTAATACGTACCCAGTAGCCACTATAGAAGTCGACCAAGTCCCTAGTATCTTCAATATATCACCATGTGCTCCAGTTTACAA agaTTATTCCGTACTAAAGGAGAAATCGCCTCAAGATATCGCTGATGCTTTGCTGTCACTAAAACACACAGTTGTATGCCCATCCTACTCAGGTCGAATGTCACCTTCTGTGCATATTAATCAATGTTCACCAACACCAAACAGTTTTCAGCATCCAcaacatgtttcatatatgagCCCTGGTAATCAGTATCGTCAAAACATGTACTCGCCACCGCCAGGGCCTCAATATGGTGTGTTTCAATATCCAGGAGAAAGTTTTCAAAATCAGGCCAATGTATTTCCATCAATGAGTGTTAATGTTTCGATGAGTATGAATGTTGGAGTTCCCCACGGGATACCAAATAACCAATACAATGTACAACAACAGTGGCAAGGCAATCAACAGACATCTCCTGGAAAATATGTTCCTCAATATCAGCAGCCTCAATATAATATGGGTCCAGTGTCGCCTCaatacaacagtttacaaaatcaTTCCTATCCTCAACCGTATTCATTTACTTCAGAAGTAAGACATATTCCAAGTTCAGACTCAAAGAACTTCCTCTACCGATCAGGTGATTCATGCAAAGCATCACGATTTTGTGCCGTGTCTCACTGGAAGAGGTTGAAATTAACCAGCAGTCATCTCAGTGCAGTAAATTTACAAGCGGATTCAAATAAAGTGAATTTGTGTAGAATTTGCGGTAAGACTTATGCCAGACCAAGTACTTTGAAAACACATCTACGAACTCACTCTGGGGAGAAACCGTATAAATGTTCAACTTGCAGCAAGTCATTTTCACAAGCTGCTAACCTAACAGCACATGTACGAACACATAGCGGAGAAAAACCTTTCAGGTGTCCAATGTGTGATCGGAGATTTTCCCAGAGTTCATCCGTAACAACACACATGCGCACTCATTCTGGTGAACGACCGTACCGGTGTCGCTTGTGTAAGAAAGCATTTTCTGACAGCTCAACGTTAACAAAGCATTTAAGAATTCATAGCGGAGAAAAACCATACCAATGTAAACTTTGCCTTTTAAGATTTTCACAATCTGGTAATCTGAATCGTCATATGAGAGTACACGCTAATTCATCGTAA